The Flavobacteriales bacterium genome contains the following window.
CATCCGCTTGAAAAAGCCCGACGTGGACCTCTGGTACAACGGGCAGCACATCGGCAAAGGCCGCCTGGACACCACCGTTGTGCTGGACAAACGCTGCAGTAAGGTCTACCCCGTTTACGTGAGCGCCGACACCCAAGGCAAGCTCGGCCCCATGCTGCTGGGCGGCTTGGGCACCTTGTTCTCCGGCAAGGTGGAAGTGGAAGCGAAGGGCACGGTGCTCGGACAGGTCGGCATTTTCAGCAAGCGGTTCCCCTTCCATGTGAAGGAGGACCTGAACGAGCACTGATCACTCCTCCCTCCCCGGCCACGTCCGCACCTCCCAACCAAGGCATCCCTCGGCCACACCTGTGAGGCGTTGGCTGCCGGAGAATCCGCCAGTGCCGAACGCTCCGCTCAAGGCTTCCTCCATGCTCACCTCCGTCATGCGCGGTCGTTGGTCATGCTCCCGCCAGTACTGCACGGGGTCGAGTCCGCGCACGGGCAGTACATAAACGCGCTCCGGGCCGTGCACCGTCAGGTTCAACACCAGCATGCCCCCCCATAGGAACGGCCCAACGGCGAGCAGGTTGAACATGAACCACTCGAAGCGCTCCATGCCCAGACTGAGGC
Protein-coding sequences here:
- a CDS encoding LEA type 2 family protein; its protein translation is MKNVQVIPAEGSVLAFRIDAEVENPNGYRIRLKKPDVDLWYNGQHIGKGRLDTTVVLDKRCSKVYPVYVSADTQGKLGPMLLGGLGTLFSGKVEVEAKGTVLGQVGIFSKRFPFHVKEDLNEH